In Paludibaculum fermentans, the genomic stretch GCCATGGGCGCCGGGAAGGGGTGCAGGCCGAGCTTTTTGGCCGCCCGTTCAAACAGCACGCCGGAGGACTTGACCGGCAGCGGCGGCAAAGGATACGGCTTCGACCTCGGCCCCTCAAAGGGGTTCGCCCCAGCGAGTCCGGAGATGCCGATCTCCCATTCTGCCTTGGTGTAGTAGGGCTCGAGCTCGTCGTAGCTCACCGGCCAGTCGGCGAAACTGCTGCCGGGCACATCGCCAAAGACGCTGCGCTCGCGGAAATCGTCGGGATGGAAGCGCCAGTAGTTCGCGGTGAAATGAACACTGCCTCCGCCTACCAGTCGTCCGTAGGTGTAGCGCTGCTCGACCTTGGCCGTTTCGGAGTCGCTGGAACGGAAGGTATTGGGCTGCAGCTTTGAATTGTTGGCGATAGTGTGCTGGTAGTTGACGGCCAGCTCGTCGTGGGTGAAGTCCTTCTCCTTCACATACGCGCCCTGTTCCAGCACGACCACCGAAAACCCGGCGGTCGAGAGTTCCTTGGCAACCACTCCGCCGGCGGCTCCGGAGCCGATGACCACGAAGTCGACGAGTTCCGCGGGCTGGTAGGTGATCATTTGGCTTCTCCGTCATAGAAGCCGAAGGGCGGCTGGAACGTCATCTTGTGCTCTAGGCCGATGTGGGTCCAGCCCACCATCCCTTGGTTGCCGCCCCAGGCCGGCGCAGCCAGGAAACCCATGATGGTGTGGGTGCGGAGGAGCTTAAAGAACTCTGTCTGTTCGATGGCTTTGACCAAGGCGATGGCTGGTGCGTTTTCGAGACCGGCAATTGTACGGGACTGCGGAAAGAGCTCGGCTCGTTTCCTCTGCGTCGCCGCGAGTCCGTTGCGGTAGAGATCCCGCTGGTCGCGGTCGAAGGTCTCTAATGCGCGATCGATGAAATGGATGCAGCCGGCCTCGCGGGCTCCGGGCGATTCGCCGGAGGGAATGATCTGCGCCGCAAGGGCCTCCAGTTCGAGTGCGTCAGCCGCAGTCAGATAGCGGAAGGGCGCGTTCGAAGCCAGGGCGGAGTGGGCGTGCTGCTGCGCCTGCGCAATGTCTGAGAGCGTGGCCGCACTGAGGGCGCTGAGCAGCAGAGAGCGGCGAGTGACCAGATCCATCCTTAGGAGCTTACTATGGTTTCGGCTGGAAGCCGGAAATTGCGCCTGGTGCGTTGGGGCGGGCAGGGGCGCCGCTGGCGGCCGAGGTGCCAGTCCTCGCCCGGCGACCCGACTGGCTGCCTACAGAGATTGGAGGCGAGAGGATCCAGCGTGGGCCGGAAGCCGCCGGCTCGCAATACGGAGGCCTGGCGTGTGTTCGCCTGGCGATATTCTTCCAACTTAGTCATCCGGCACGACCTTGTCGAGACAGGAGGTGTGAGGACACTCCAGGGATAATCAACAGGAGCTGATGGGGATTTAGCAGAAGTAGGAGGGAGTCGGGCGCCGCTGCTTTGCGAACCACAAACAGAGGGTACTCGCGGTCGCTGAGACCATTTCGGAGCTGGTTGAGCCCACAGCGGGCGAGTTCATATTCCATTCTCGATCTCGGTTCGAGCGAGAAGGTCTCCAGGGCACCAGCCCCCAATTCGGTGGTGACGCCTGCTTCCTCAAACCGGGCTCGATTGTCCGAGACGAGGAGCCTGGCCCCTTTCGGATTGGTCCACGTTCCAGTGAAAAGCTCCTGCAAGTGGCGCTCCCTGTCGCGGAGCGCGCGCTCCCGTTGCTTTGCGGCGAGGAAGACTTTCCAGCCCAACGCTCCGCGCGGCCATTCGAACCGGTTCTCCAGTAGAGGCATCGAAAACACAATGAAGTGTAGACAAAGGCCGACGCCAATGACGGGAGCCGCCAGCCTCCAGGACTGTCCTTTCCAGCGGCAGAAGGCAAACGTGACCAGGGCAGCCAGGGTGAGCCAGAAGGCAGCCCACTGCCCCCAGTAGAACAATTCGTCAAAGCTGATTGGATAGCTGCCGTGGCCGGTACCATCGCCCAGCCACGCACGGCTGAAGACCGCAAAGAGCAGGCCGCCGGCCACCAGCAGGAAGACGCCGAATGGATAGAGCATGGGAAATCCCTTCACAACATCAGGCGTAGGCGAAGCGGGATTTCGATCACGCAGTTGGAGGGACCGGCCAACCGACGAGAAAAGGCAGCCCGACAGGGAATTCCTTCAAGGCGATTTCACCTGTGCGCCATTGGTAGCCAGGCTGAGGTATTGCCTGTGCCATCGCCAGCATCTCGGCTGCCGAGTAGGTGCGAAGGTGCGACACCAGGCCATCCCAGGAGATGAGGACGGGGAGTACCGGAATGAGATAGGTGAAGAGGAGCTGTTGCCAGGAAAGGCTCTTCACTCTCGGCGTCAGAACCAGGACCAGGAGTGGAATCACGAGCGAAGATAGGATTGCGGGAATTGTGCGCGACGTACCTTCGAAGATACAAATCGGCATGCGCCGGGCGGCAGCGTCCGCCAGGATTCGGGCAGCGCCGGCCTCGTCGAAGTGGTGGAACGCCGCAAACATAGTTCGCAGCCCGCCCAATTCCTCCGGAACGTCCCGCGCATCCACCGGTCGAGGCCAATACCGAATCGCGGCGGAGCCTTCAAAGGGCCTGGGGTAGAAGTCAGTCAGGGTCATGGTGACCGGGTGACCCAAACGTGCCAGCTCGGCGACGACCAAGGGCGTTGGCCCGGACGACCCGGAGCCAAGGTCTACCAATTGCTGGTGACCGGTCACCTGGATGACCCTGGAAATCTCTTTCGCCCACAGTTGGGGAATCGGCGCAATCGTATAGGCGCTTGCCAGGTAGGCCGTCATCGCGTCGCGAAGGAAACCGGGCAGCCAGGGCTGATCTTCAAATTCGAACAAATGGAGTCGTTTCATGTTCGCAAGGTGTAATTTACAACCCTTTCCAGGTTTCGACCAAACCCGCGGCGGGTTTCCGTGGCGGCGGAGATCGGACCGCCACCGATGATGGGATGCAGTCGCCACGCCGGCTTTGCAGGTCATCCAAAGAGATCCGCTGCTGTGCGGAACCTGGGCTCGCAAGCCCTTCCCGCGCGGCAGCGGCGCTATCGACCGATCTAGCAAATGATTCCGAAGCCGCGCCAATCGCAAAGATGCCGCAGGCAAACGGAAGGACCGCCAGAGCACCGGAACAAACAGATTACACAGCCATCGCGTTTGGTTGGAGATGATCTCCGGAAGGCGACGGGCCGCCCGCCGGGCCAGTTGTGGTGTGGAATCCGATCCGGAAATTATCTATGCACTGTCCTGGATCACATTTCCGCGACAGAACCGGCGCTATCTTAAATGGATGAGAATTCCGCAACGCGCGCCATTCTTCGCGATCGTCCTGTTGCTGCTGCTCAGTCCTCTGCACGCCCAGAACCCACGGCCTCCGCTGCAGGGCGGCGTGTCAGAGGAAGTCATCAACCCTGACTACCGCACCCGGCTGGACAATCAACTGCGGATTGGTCAACTTGCCGGCGACATTGTCGGCCGGGTATCGCTGATTGGCGCCGAGCTCCACAACAACGGAACTTCCACAGCCGTACACCAGATCATTGATCAAGAGATGACGGAACTGGAGAAATACAAACGGTCAGGACAATACGGGCGCATTGCGGAACAGTACAACCCCTGCATACAAACGGCCTTTTCCGCGGAACCGCATCTCATCAAGGCCTGGGAGGCGGAGAAGGAGATCGACCGCCTTCGCGTCACCCATACCGGGACGAATGGCCGGGTTCAGGCGCTTGTGGATCTCTATAACCGCGAAAGCCGCGCCGCGGGGGATTTGCTGCAGTCCGCGGCGGAGTGCGTGCGGAGCGTAGAGTCGAAACAGCCTTGGAACAACCCTCCGGCCGGCCAGCCTCCGGGCGGCAACAATAGTCCCGACTCGCCATCCAGGCCTCCGCTGCGTGGCGGTGCCGCCGACAATGGCGGCTCCGGAAACGGCACCAGCTACTATCCGCGAGTCCCCGACCCGCCGTTCCAAAGTCCCTGCCAGCCCGATGGCCCGGGCGGTTACAATTTCTGCGACAACCCCAATCCTCCGCCCGCCGGGTGCATCTGCAGCGATCGCCCCAACCGGTCCCGGCCCGCGCCACCGCGCCCAGCGCCCAACCAACAGCAGGTTTGCGGCCCGGAACCGGACTGGGTGCGGCAATACAGAGCCGAAGGAGCAACGCCTTCGCTGCGCTACCAGGTGGGTTTCAATCAAGGCGTGGCCCGGTGCCTGCAAGACCAGTGCACGATACAGAATCTCGCGATGGCCGTGTCGGCCGCGGCTTTTCCGCAAGTTCGAGCACTGCTCGCCCTGGGCAGCGCAGCTAACGTCCTAAGCGCCATCGTCAATCCGCCCGGTTTTGATCCAAGCCCTGACCCCTATGTCCGGGGCAACGAAGAGGGCGCCAGGCTCTGCAATTGGATGCTGAAATTGGCCGTTCCCGTCAATTCCAGGCGCCTTCCGCTGGTGGGACCCGGTGGTAAGGTCGCCATCCCGAAGGGATTTAAGTTCTATCAGGCGGTCAAGACCGTTCGAGACTGGCTCCCGAACATCAATCCAAGCCGCTGTGTGAGGAACTGCGCCATTTCCACCGTCAATACGGTGCGCGTCTTCTTTGGGCAACCTCTGGAGCCCGCCCCGCCCAATCCTGGGAGGGGGTGGACGGACCAGCAGATGGAAAGCGCCATGGGTGCCAGATTCACAAACATCCCCGGCACCGACGTCGAGATGTACCAGGCGATTGAGCGCATGCCCGAGGGAACCGTTGGCGTCATCAGCGCGGAGTCCCTCGGGTCGGAGCCGGGTCACTTCTTTTGCTTTGTCAAAGCGGGGAAGCAGGTTCAGTTCTGGGATGGCCAAACCGGAATGGAGGCCATGCCTGGAAATTGGACGTTCCGCTGGATGGTGGTAGGCAACCCGCTCAGCCGGTAGGCTATTTCCTGAGCACCTCGCTGTAACCTCGCGTTGCCGTGCGGATACCTGCTGTAGCATGCCTTGGGCAGCATAGGTCCTGACGGCAGGACAGATTATTCTGAGCCTGGTGATCAACCGCTGCCTCAATGCGAAGCAAGTAACGGCGGCGAAGTTGATCAATCTTTCTTCGCCCTATCTTCCGCTTGATCAGGACCCGTTGATTCGCAACGCCGAGGGCGGAATCATCCCAACCTGAACGACAAGAAAGAGGGATTGTGATGAAGATGAGCGGGGGCATGAACCGGCGGCAAATGCTGCGGTCTCTGGTTGGAATTGGATTGGGAGTCGCTACGGGAGGGAGTCTCCTTGCCCAGCGCCGGCCAGATCCGTCGAAAAGGACACCGGGTTCGACTTTAAAACGATCCGTGTCGCGGCTCGATGGCGCGGACGCAGATCTTCTTTGGGATGACAAGGTTAACAATTTTTCGGGCAGGCTGTTCGGGTCGGAGGCTTGTATTGGCAACAAGAATCTCGGCGGCGCGGCGCTGATCAATAGTGTCTCGGCGGGCGGTTTACAGTGGAGGGCTGCGCTGCGGTTACGAACGAAGACGTGGCCGCAAAGATCGAAGCCACGCTGACCTCCTGTGCGTCAAAGCTCGAAGGACAAGCCGGCAAGATCGCAACCGACTTAAAGAACTTT encodes the following:
- a CDS encoding toxin glutamine deamidase domain-containing protein — its product is MRIPQRAPFFAIVLLLLLSPLHAQNPRPPLQGGVSEEVINPDYRTRLDNQLRIGQLAGDIVGRVSLIGAELHNNGTSTAVHQIIDQEMTELEKYKRSGQYGRIAEQYNPCIQTAFSAEPHLIKAWEAEKEIDRLRVTHTGTNGRVQALVDLYNRESRAAGDLLQSAAECVRSVESKQPWNNPPAGQPPGGNNSPDSPSRPPLRGGAADNGGSGNGTSYYPRVPDPPFQSPCQPDGPGGYNFCDNPNPPPAGCICSDRPNRSRPAPPRPAPNQQQVCGPEPDWVRQYRAEGATPSLRYQVGFNQGVARCLQDQCTIQNLAMAVSAAAFPQVRALLALGSAANVLSAIVNPPGFDPSPDPYVRGNEEGARLCNWMLKLAVPVNSRRLPLVGPGGKVAIPKGFKFYQAVKTVRDWLPNINPSRCVRNCAISTVNTVRVFFGQPLEPAPPNPGRGWTDQQMESAMGARFTNIPGTDVEMYQAIERMPEGTVGVISAESLGSEPGHFFCFVKAGKQVQFWDGQTGMEAMPGNWTFRWMVVGNPLSR
- a CDS encoding gluconate 2-dehydrogenase subunit 3 family protein, whose protein sequence is MDLVTRRSLLLSALSAATLSDIAQAQQHAHSALASNAPFRYLTAADALELEALAAQIIPSGESPGAREAGCIHFIDRALETFDRDQRDLYRNGLAATQRKRAELFPQSRTIAGLENAPAIALVKAIEQTEFFKLLRTHTIMGFLAAPAWGGNQGMVGWTHIGLEHKMTFQPPFGFYDGEAK